A stretch of the Vicia villosa cultivar HV-30 ecotype Madison, WI unplaced genomic scaffold, Vvil1.0 ctg.000024F_1_1, whole genome shotgun sequence genome encodes the following:
- the LOC131622114 gene encoding uncharacterized protein LOC131622114, with protein sequence MAGRNDAAIAAALEAVAQALEHLSNVGENAASRNLATFQRENPPVFKGTHDPDGALTWLKEIERIFRVMDCTPDQKVRYGTHILAVKAEDWWLETRQRLEANGEEITWVVFTMEFLRKYFPEDVSGKKEIEFLELRQGNRLVVEYATKLIMMDQLVNFQSASSLRMDCAQKLRRQLVIRRFVSLPIWLIVVRSMRRTTMLIIGLLVSVTRWEN encoded by the coding sequence ATGGCTGGAAGGAACGATGCTGCAATTGCTGCTGCATTGGAGGCGGTGGCTCAGGCTTTGGAACATCTGTCGAACGTTGGTGAGAATGCTGCGTCTCGCaatttggctaccttccaaagagagaatcCACCTGTCTTCAAGGGCACtcatgatcctgatggcgcattgacatggctgaaggagattgagagaatctTCCGTGTGATGGATTGTACTCCAGATCAAAAGGTTCGATATGGGACTCATATACTAGCAGTCAAGGCGGAAGACTGGTGGCTGGAGACTCGTCAGAGGTTGGAGGCTAATGGTGAGGAGATCACTTGGGTTGTGTTCACTATGGAGTTCTTGAGGaaatactttcctgaggatgttagtgGCAAGAAGGAAATAGAATTCCTTGAGCTGAGACAAGGGAATAGGTTGGTTGTTGAGTATGCTACTAAGTTAATTATGATGGACCaactggtgaattttcaaagtgcatcaagtttgagaatggattGCGCCCAGAAATTAAGAAGGCAATTAGTTATCAGAAGATTCGTGTCTTTGCCGATTTGGTTGATAGTTGTCCGATCTATGAGgaggacaacaatgctcattatcgggTTATTAGTgagtgtaacacggtgggagaactga